In Niallia sp. FSL W8-0635, one genomic interval encodes:
- a CDS encoding ABC transporter substrate-binding protein: MKKSFTWILLVMSALLVFTGCSNQSSSSGKSSGADGDKIELRFTWWGGQERSQKTQEVIKLYEKLHPDVKIVPEFSGLEGYFEKLDTQLASGNAPDIIQFGGNLNDYVLKGVVLPLDEYIGKELDLSKHPENMIRAATYDDKFYGVVLGVNAGGLVMNKTAFDEANVPIPADDWTWEDLEKTSKEITTALDKKYGVLDFDEDGFGMFLAQRDKVAYDNGKVGFEEQDAKEWFQLWQDMRESGAAAPAELQTQNQDDPAQSLIVRGDVAMQFIFSNQYAAYNSATKDELTFHIPPYDGETGKNGVTLLPSQFLAGNAKTEHPKEVAEFLDFFVNNIDAGEVLGMDRGIPVNSEVREKVSSSATDEDKVVLDYIDLVTKTSDAEYTPLYPGYVEEQKLYKQTVETIAFEKDSVDNASERYFKELNKIIERHSR; this comes from the coding sequence ATGAAAAAAAGCTTTACTTGGATTTTATTAGTCATGTCTGCTTTACTCGTCTTTACTGGATGCTCAAATCAATCAAGCTCTTCTGGTAAATCTAGTGGTGCGGATGGAGACAAAATTGAACTTCGATTCACATGGTGGGGTGGTCAAGAAAGATCACAAAAGACACAAGAAGTTATTAAACTATATGAAAAATTACATCCAGATGTGAAAATTGTGCCTGAATTTTCTGGTCTTGAAGGATACTTTGAAAAATTAGATACACAGTTAGCTTCTGGAAATGCTCCTGATATCATTCAATTTGGTGGAAATTTAAATGACTATGTCCTTAAAGGAGTAGTCTTGCCTCTAGATGAATACATAGGGAAGGAACTAGATTTAAGTAAACACCCTGAAAACATGATTAGGGCTGCTACTTATGATGACAAATTTTACGGGGTAGTTCTTGGTGTAAATGCTGGTGGTTTAGTGATGAATAAGACAGCATTTGACGAAGCGAATGTGCCGATACCTGCTGATGATTGGACATGGGAAGATTTAGAGAAAACGTCAAAAGAGATTACGACGGCATTAGACAAGAAGTATGGAGTCCTAGACTTTGATGAAGACGGCTTTGGTATGTTCCTAGCACAAAGAGACAAGGTTGCTTATGATAATGGAAAAGTTGGCTTTGAAGAACAGGATGCAAAGGAATGGTTCCAGCTCTGGCAAGATATGAGAGAGAGCGGAGCAGCAGCACCTGCTGAATTACAAACACAAAACCAAGATGATCCTGCACAATCGTTAATTGTTAGAGGCGATGTTGCAATGCAATTTATTTTCTCGAACCAATATGCTGCTTATAACAGTGCAACAAAGGATGAGTTGACATTCCATATTCCTCCATATGATGGCGAAACAGGAAAAAATGGAGTAACGCTATTGCCAAGCCAATTTTTAGCTGGAAATGCAAAAACAGAGCATCCGAAAGAAGTAGCTGAGTTCCTTGATTTCTTTGTTAATAATATCGACGCAGGGGAAGTTTTAGGAATGGATAGAGGAATTCCAGTTAATTCTGAGGTTCGTGAAAAGGTTAGCAGCTCTGCTACAGATGAAGATAAAGTAGTTCTAGATTATATAGATCTTGTTACAAAAACATCAGATGCAGAATATACACCGCTTTACCCTGGATATGTGGAAGAACAAAAGCTTTATAAGCAAACCGTTGAAACCATCGCATTTGAAAAGGATTCTGTAGATAATGCTTCTGAAAGATACTTTAAAGAATTAAATAAGATAATCGAGAGACATTCAAGGTAA
- a CDS encoding YesL family protein, with protein sequence MSGFANSIYRGSDMIMKLAYLNLLWIGFSLLGGIILGVFPATVALFTVIRKWIMGNKDISIFQTFWQCYKRDFVGINVIGLVLGIIGFVLAVDIYYFSSINSLLSKSILIIFGILSLFYLITILYLIPTYVHFELKGFQYVKYALILGITNIGGTIVIILGCVAVTFVYMKLPATLLFFSMSVIGVIVMWPAYRGFLKINNQGQMDLVKANK encoded by the coding sequence GTGAGCGGATTTGCCAATAGTATTTATCGTGGGTCAGATATGATTATGAAATTAGCCTATTTAAATCTTTTATGGATTGGATTTTCATTGTTAGGTGGCATTATTTTAGGCGTGTTTCCTGCAACAGTAGCACTATTTACTGTCATAAGGAAATGGATAATGGGAAATAAGGATATTTCTATCTTTCAAACATTTTGGCAATGCTATAAGCGCGATTTTGTCGGCATAAATGTTATCGGTCTTGTGCTAGGAATAATTGGCTTTGTTTTAGCTGTAGATATCTATTATTTCAGTTCCATCAATTCTCTCCTTTCTAAAAGCATCCTAATCATTTTTGGTATTTTAAGTCTTTTTTACTTAATCACTATTCTATATCTGATCCCGACCTATGTTCATTTCGAGCTCAAAGGCTTTCAATATGTGAAGTATGCTCTGATATTAGGGATAACCAATATTGGGGGAACAATAGTAATCATTTTAGGCTGTGTTGCTGTTACCTTTGTATATATGAAGCTTCCGGCAACTTTACTATTTTTTAGTATGAGTGTAATTGGCGTAATTGTCATGTGGCCCGCTTATAGAGGATTTTTAAAAATAAATAATCAGGGACAAATGGATTTAGTAAAAGCGAATAAGTAG
- a CDS encoding carbohydrate ABC transporter permease codes for MIVKRRIQRAFVYLFVSLIGILMLYPVLWLLSSSLKPEALIFSQQGLWPKEFTLENYARGWYVIQDLSFATFFKNSLLLSSINVVANLISCSMVAYAFARLQFPLKKVWFVCMLTTLMLPVHVTLVPQYAIFHYLDWIDTFLPLTVPKFFATEAFFIFLMVQFIRGIPRDLDESAIMDGCGIVRIYFRIILPLATPVLITTAIFSFIWTWDDFFSQMLYLNTTSNYTVTLGLKLFLDSQGQSAWGPMFAMSILSILPITIIFFIFQKYIVEGIATTGIKG; via the coding sequence ATGATTGTAAAGAGAAGAATACAAAGAGCTTTTGTTTATCTATTTGTAAGTCTCATAGGAATCCTTATGCTATATCCAGTCCTATGGCTCCTTTCTAGCTCGTTGAAGCCAGAAGCACTCATCTTTAGCCAGCAAGGATTATGGCCAAAGGAATTTACACTCGAAAACTATGCTAGAGGCTGGTACGTTATCCAGGATTTAAGCTTTGCTACATTTTTTAAGAATTCCTTATTGTTAAGTAGCATTAATGTTGTCGCAAACCTTATCTCTTGTTCAATGGTAGCTTATGCATTTGCTAGATTACAATTCCCGCTTAAAAAAGTATGGTTTGTTTGTATGCTTACAACTTTAATGCTTCCTGTTCATGTTACCTTGGTACCACAATATGCCATCTTCCACTATCTTGATTGGATCGATACATTTTTACCGTTAACGGTTCCTAAGTTTTTTGCAACAGAAGCCTTTTTTATCTTTTTAATGGTGCAGTTTATTCGTGGAATTCCAAGAGATTTAGATGAAAGTGCGATTATGGATGGGTGTGGTATTGTTCGTATTTATTTCCGAATCATTCTTCCGCTTGCAACACCAGTTCTTATTACAACGGCTATTTTCTCTTTTATATGGACATGGGATGACTTCTTTAGTCAAATGCTTTACTTAAATACTACATCGAATTATACGGTGACATTAGGACTTAAACTTTTCTTAGATTCACAAGGCCAATCTGCTTGGGGACCGATGTTTGCGATGTCCATTCTGTCTATACTTCCAATTACGATTATTTTCTTTATCTTTCAAAAATACATCGTGGAAGGTATTGCGACTACTGGGATTAAGGGATAA
- a CDS encoding glycoside hydrolase family 65, with amino-acid sequence MINRKAVVSRHNPKYKRIESLAPLAVGNGSFAFSADITGLQSFPKEYQVPLGTQSEWGWHSSGGRDLYRKEQLTQQRLDTYGRVVEYPLFPKEQEEEAYHWLRQNPHRVHLGIIGFRLLKEDNQEANMNDIYNIDQELNLWEGTLLSTFYLENKPVSVVTICHPESDEIGVHICSPLISLSQLQITLSFPSPEMTSVKWEESIFPKEYSIDQIEVLRQTESSVFLRRQMDEDSYEVGWTWSGGQLTKDSNMRYVLIPDNKTAEFSFSMSFAEHAPTNHSYDRIFSASKNHWEEFWNSGGAIDFSGSTDSRANELERRVVFSQFLTAIHDSGTAPPQETGYMYNSWFGKFHLEMHWWHVAHFALWGRESIVEKAMDWYVSHLSIAKDLAKEQGYEGGRWPKMIGVDGKQSPSPIAPLLIWQQPHPIALAELCYQANPKEELLVRWEEVIIETADFMASFAVWDKDKEAYILGPPLIPAQECHDPAISLNPPYELEYWKYGLEVATEWVERLGRKANPKWIEVARAVAKPHQIDGVYLAHENCVDTFTQFNHDHPSMVAALGILEGTLIDPLVMKQTLERVEKEWQWETAWGWDFPMCAMTAARLGDSERAVDFLLMDKVKNMYLPNGHNYQNSSLSCYLPGNGGLLTAVAMMACGWRGNEDQHIKGFPQDGTWQVKWEGLHPIL; translated from the coding sequence ATGATTAATCGTAAGGCTGTAGTATCAAGACATAATCCTAAATATAAACGAATAGAAAGTCTAGCGCCATTAGCCGTTGGGAATGGAAGCTTTGCCTTTTCGGCAGATATAACAGGGCTGCAATCCTTCCCGAAAGAATATCAGGTACCACTTGGAACACAATCCGAATGGGGATGGCATTCCTCTGGTGGAAGAGATTTGTATAGGAAAGAACAGCTTACTCAGCAAAGGTTGGATACATATGGCCGAGTGGTAGAATATCCATTGTTTCCTAAGGAGCAAGAGGAAGAAGCCTATCATTGGCTGAGGCAGAATCCACATCGTGTCCATCTTGGTATCATTGGCTTTCGTTTATTAAAGGAAGATAACCAGGAAGCGAATATGAATGATATTTACAATATTGACCAAGAGTTAAATCTATGGGAAGGGACTCTATTAAGCACCTTTTATTTAGAAAATAAACCTGTTTCTGTTGTAACGATTTGTCATCCTGAATCAGATGAAATTGGTGTTCATATATGTTCTCCTTTGATTTCACTTAGTCAATTACAAATAACCTTGTCATTCCCCTCGCCAGAAATGACATCGGTGAAATGGGAAGAATCGATTTTTCCAAAGGAATATTCCATAGATCAAATAGAGGTGCTGAGACAAACGGAGTCATCTGTTTTTTTACGTAGACAAATGGATGAAGATAGTTATGAGGTAGGCTGGACATGGTCGGGTGGGCAATTAACCAAAGATAGCAATATGCGATATGTGCTTATTCCTGATAATAAGACAGCGGAATTTTCCTTTTCCATGAGCTTTGCTGAACACGCACCAACAAATCACTCCTATGATCGAATTTTTTCCGCTAGTAAGAATCATTGGGAAGAATTTTGGAATAGCGGTGGAGCGATTGATTTTTCTGGAAGCACTGATTCGAGAGCGAATGAACTTGAACGGAGAGTGGTCTTCTCGCAATTTTTAACTGCCATTCATGATAGTGGAACTGCACCGCCACAGGAAACTGGTTATATGTATAATAGCTGGTTTGGAAAGTTCCATTTGGAAATGCATTGGTGGCATGTCGCTCATTTTGCATTATGGGGGCGTGAATCAATCGTTGAAAAAGCGATGGATTGGTATGTATCACATCTTTCTATTGCAAAAGACTTAGCTAAAGAGCAAGGCTATGAAGGGGGGCGATGGCCAAAAATGATTGGAGTGGATGGCAAACAAAGTCCATCACCAATTGCACCTCTTTTGATTTGGCAGCAACCACATCCAATCGCCTTAGCTGAATTATGTTATCAAGCTAATCCAAAGGAAGAGCTATTAGTAAGATGGGAAGAAGTTATTATAGAAACAGCTGACTTTATGGCATCTTTTGCAGTATGGGATAAAGACAAAGAGGCATATATATTAGGACCTCCATTAATTCCAGCGCAGGAGTGTCATGATCCAGCAATAAGTTTAAATCCACCATATGAATTAGAGTATTGGAAATATGGTTTAGAAGTTGCCACTGAATGGGTGGAGAGGTTAGGAAGAAAAGCTAATCCTAAATGGATAGAGGTAGCGAGAGCAGTAGCAAAACCACATCAAATAGATGGAGTGTATTTAGCCCATGAAAATTGCGTGGATACCTTTACACAGTTTAATCACGATCATCCATCCATGGTGGCAGCACTTGGAATACTAGAAGGCACCTTAATTGATCCTCTAGTAATGAAACAAACACTAGAACGTGTAGAAAAAGAATGGCAATGGGAAACTGCCTGGGGATGGGACTTTCCTATGTGTGCAATGACAGCAGCACGCCTTGGTGATAGTGAAAGAGCAGTTGATTTTCTATTAATGGATAAAGTGAAAAATATGTATTTACCAAATGGGCATAACTATCAAAATAGTAGTTTATCTTGTTATTTACCGGGAAATGGTGGGCTATTAACTGCTGTAGCTATGATGGCATGTGGGTGGCGAGGAAATGAAGATCAACATATAAAAGGATTTCCGCAAGATGGAACATGGCAAGTAAAGTGGGAAGGGCTACATCCTATTTTGTAA
- a CDS encoding Gfo/Idh/MocA family protein: MTKKTYALVGTGGRAEFFYGAIARDFRETADLVGFCDLNQTRMDYANHLLATKYDYKAVPTYKADKFEEMLEELKPDYCIVTTMDRTHHTYIIKAMEMGCDVITEKPLTIDEEKAQSILEAVERTNRKLRVTFNYRYAPHNTKIRELIEDGVIGDVHAVHFEWLLNTEHGADYFRRWHRDKRNSGGLLVHKSTHHFDLVNFWLQSYPDTVLAMGDLMFYGRENAEKRGETQFYQRAYGSEYAKSDHFALHLEENEHLKEMYLHAEKEDGYQRDQSVFGDGISTEDTLGLIAKYKNKAILTYSLHAYAPWEGFNVAFNGTKGRIEVNVVEKSYVNSGGNKEEEGALSSKSITVHPMLGKPYEVEIEEGEGGHGGGDPVLLRDIFGEPVEDRFNRAATHIDGVKSILTGIAGNISIKTGKPVKLDSLVKF; encoded by the coding sequence ATGACTAAAAAAACATATGCATTAGTAGGAACTGGAGGAAGAGCAGAGTTTTTTTATGGTGCAATTGCCCGTGATTTTAGAGAAACAGCTGATTTAGTAGGTTTTTGTGATTTGAATCAAACGAGAATGGATTATGCGAATCATTTATTAGCAACGAAGTATGATTATAAAGCTGTTCCAACGTATAAAGCAGACAAATTTGAAGAAATGCTAGAAGAACTAAAACCAGATTATTGTATCGTTACGACGATGGATCGGACGCATCATACATATATAATAAAGGCTATGGAAATGGGATGTGATGTCATTACTGAAAAGCCTTTGACGATTGATGAAGAAAAAGCGCAATCTATTTTAGAGGCGGTTGAACGTACAAATAGAAAGCTGCGTGTAACATTTAACTATCGGTATGCCCCGCATAATACGAAAATAAGAGAGCTAATTGAAGATGGTGTCATCGGGGATGTTCATGCAGTACATTTTGAATGGCTTCTTAATACAGAGCATGGAGCGGATTATTTTAGAAGATGGCATCGTGACAAACGAAATAGTGGGGGGTTACTTGTTCATAAATCGACCCATCATTTCGATCTCGTCAATTTCTGGTTGCAATCTTATCCAGACACTGTTTTAGCAATGGGTGACTTAATGTTTTACGGAAGAGAAAATGCCGAAAAGAGAGGGGAGACCCAATTCTATCAAAGGGCATATGGAAGTGAATATGCAAAATCAGATCATTTTGCTTTGCATTTAGAGGAAAATGAGCATTTAAAGGAAATGTATCTGCATGCTGAAAAGGAAGATGGATATCAGCGCGATCAAAGCGTTTTTGGAGATGGAATTAGCACAGAAGACACTTTAGGTTTAATCGCTAAGTATAAAAATAAAGCGATTCTTACTTATTCCTTACATGCTTATGCACCTTGGGAAGGCTTTAATGTTGCCTTTAATGGAACAAAGGGCAGAATAGAAGTAAATGTAGTAGAAAAATCATATGTCAATTCTGGTGGAAATAAAGAAGAAGAAGGGGCATTATCCTCAAAATCTATTACGGTTCACCCAATGCTAGGAAAGCCTTATGAAGTGGAAATAGAAGAAGGAGAAGGAGGACACGGTGGGGGAGATCCAGTATTACTTCGCGATATATTTGGTGAGCCAGTCGAGGATCGATTTAATCGTGCAGCCACACATATTGATGGTGTGAAATCCATCCTAACAGGAATTGCGGGAAATATTTCCATTAAAACTGGAAAGCCTGTTAAATTAGATTCCTTAGTGAAATTTTAG
- a CDS encoding carbohydrate ABC transporter permease, with protein MSLRAKTKNSLIAYGFLTPWLIGFFGLVLGPMIASLYLSFTHYNLLNAPEWIGLENYKNMFFDDDNFWDSVHVTAKYVVLSVPTQLLSALLVALLLKKGLKGIGIYRTIYYLPSLLGGSVAIAILWRNMFDSNGLVNSFLALFGIQGKAWISHPDYALYTLVILSIWQFGASMIIFLAGLKQIPENLYEAAEIDGANKFQSFIHITMPMLSPVIFFNLVMEVIKSLQAFTSAYIISGGTGGPINSTLFYTLYLYQNGFSFFNMGYAAAMAWILVLVLAIITGILFITSRYWVYYEDAGGK; from the coding sequence ATGTCATTACGAGCGAAAACGAAAAATAGTCTGATTGCATACGGTTTTTTAACACCCTGGCTCATCGGTTTTTTCGGTTTGGTATTAGGTCCGATGATTGCATCATTGTATTTATCTTTTACCCATTATAATTTGTTAAATGCACCAGAATGGATTGGTTTAGAAAACTATAAAAATATGTTTTTTGATGACGATAATTTTTGGGATTCTGTTCACGTAACAGCTAAATATGTTGTGTTATCTGTCCCAACTCAATTACTTTCTGCATTGCTAGTAGCTCTTTTACTGAAAAAGGGATTAAAGGGAATTGGGATCTATCGAACGATTTACTATTTGCCTTCTTTACTAGGTGGTAGTGTTGCGATTGCTATTCTCTGGCGCAATATGTTCGATTCGAATGGCTTAGTTAATTCCTTTTTAGCTCTTTTTGGGATACAGGGTAAAGCCTGGATTTCCCATCCTGATTATGCCTTGTACACATTAGTAATTTTATCTATTTGGCAATTCGGTGCTTCTATGATAATTTTCCTAGCTGGTCTAAAGCAAATACCGGAAAACTTATATGAGGCAGCAGAAATAGATGGAGCTAATAAATTTCAGTCCTTTATCCATATTACGATGCCAATGCTATCACCAGTTATCTTCTTTAACCTCGTAATGGAAGTTATTAAGTCACTACAAGCGTTCACATCTGCTTATATTATTAGTGGAGGAACTGGAGGACCGATTAACTCTACTTTATTTTATACGCTTTACCTTTATCAAAACGGCTTTTCCTTTTTTAATATGGGCTATGCAGCTGCAATGGCTTGGATACTTGTGCTTGTATTGGCAATCATTACAGGAATTCTATTTATCACTTCTAGATATTGGGTGTATTACGAAGATGCAGGGGGGAAATAG
- a CDS encoding glycoside hydrolase family 43 protein encodes MVKTQDIQIRDPFIFPDQKSGNYYLFGSTDKNIWGKGTGFDVYVSPDLENWEGPYPVFRPEEDFYSEENFWAPEVHEYKGKYYMFATFLRKDNGCRGTGVLVSNQLMGPFKPHNTSPLTPENWYSLDGTLFIDKNGKPWLVFCHEWVQVSDGQICAVQLQDNLIDVIKDPIILFHASDARWPTSFQHKRFPGRNNYVTDGPFVITLPNGELGMLWASFINNVYAQGVSRSRTGTIQGPWEHDSEAIYQNNGGHGMIFQTFEGDFKLTLHAPNDTPNERPLFLDIEINDNGRIKVMGASECKFNKR; translated from the coding sequence ATGGTAAAAACACAAGATATCCAAATACGTGATCCGTTTATATTTCCAGATCAAAAGTCAGGGAATTATTATTTATTTGGCAGTACGGATAAAAATATTTGGGGAAAAGGAACAGGCTTTGATGTTTATGTAAGTCCTGATTTAGAAAATTGGGAAGGACCTTATCCAGTATTTCGTCCAGAGGAAGACTTTTATTCGGAAGAAAATTTTTGGGCGCCAGAAGTACATGAATATAAAGGAAAATACTATATGTTTGCAACCTTTCTTAGAAAAGATAATGGTTGTAGAGGAACAGGCGTCCTCGTATCGAATCAGCTTATGGGACCGTTTAAACCCCATAACACTTCACCTTTAACACCTGAAAATTGGTATTCATTAGATGGGACGTTATTTATCGATAAGAATGGAAAACCTTGGCTAGTGTTTTGCCATGAATGGGTTCAGGTTAGTGATGGGCAAATTTGTGCCGTGCAGCTTCAAGATAATTTAATAGATGTGATTAAAGATCCTATTATTCTATTCCATGCTTCGGATGCAAGATGGCCAACTTCTTTTCAACACAAAAGATTTCCAGGGCGAAACAATTATGTGACAGATGGTCCATTTGTCATCACACTTCCTAACGGAGAATTAGGAATGCTATGGGCGAGTTTTATCAATAATGTCTATGCACAAGGTGTTTCACGGTCTAGGACTGGTACTATTCAAGGACCATGGGAGCATGATTCCGAAGCAATCTATCAGAATAATGGTGGACATGGAATGATTTTTCAAACCTTTGAAGGAGATTTCAAGTTAACCCTACATGCTCCTAATGACACACCGAATGAACGTCCACTGTTCTTAGACATAGAAATTAATGATAATGGAAGAATCAAAGTGATGGGTGCGAGTGAGTGTAAGTTTAACAAAAGATAG